The following coding sequences are from one Eleginops maclovinus isolate JMC-PN-2008 ecotype Puerto Natales chromosome 13, JC_Emac_rtc_rv5, whole genome shotgun sequence window:
- the si:dkey-266f7.9 gene encoding 1-phosphatidylinositol phosphodiesterase isoform X2: MARIPDNQPLSEVTIPGTHNTMALYGGVYAECQTWSLASQLRAGIRYLDIRLRHINGNLNLHHGVSYQRGHFGLVLQGVADFLWEYPSETVLMRVKEEFSETYDIYGAVVDYIKRYAHWDLLWHSRLVPTMGEARGRLIIMQDFAGPDLGMRYGSMDIADDWKVPTLLHVEDKWQSVYDHLEAAPAGNLAQIYLTYSSGAGVFAYPRAVAQRVNTQLYDYLNAKTDLNQRLGIICMDFPAAPIIQMIIDFQLKEVQIPVFYAAHHKPSFNYRISSGRNKIF; this comes from the exons ATGGCCCGCATACCGGATAATCAGCCGCTGTCTGAGGTCACCATACCCGGGACCCACAACACCATGGCCCTGTATGGCGGTGTGTATGCTGAGTGTCAGACCTGGAGCTTGGCCTCCCAACTCCGAGCAGGCATCCGCTACCTAGACATCCGCCTGCGCCACATCAACGGGAACCTCAACCTCCATCACGGGGTGTCTTACCAGAGAGGGCACTTTGGCCTTGTGCTGCAGGGTGTGGCTGACTTCCTGTGGGAGTATCCCAGTGAGACAGTGCTGATGCGTGTGAAGGAGGAATTCAGTGAGACCTACGACATCTACGGCGCTGTGGTAGACTACATCAAGCGCTATGCTCACTGGGACCTGCTGTGGCACAGCCGGCTCGTGCCAACCATGGGAGAGGCCCGGGGGAGGCTCATCATCATGCAGGACTTTGCTGGACCAGACCTGGGGATGCGCTATGGCTCCATGGACATAGCCGATGACTGGAAG GTACCCACACTCCTGCATGTGGAGGATAAATGGCAGAGTGTCTATGACCACCTGGAGGCAGCGCCTGCAGGAAACCTAGCCCAGATCTATCTCACTTACAGCAGTGGAGCTGGCGTGTTTGCGTACCCCAGAGCTGTGGCTCAGCGTGTCAACACACAACTGTACGACTACCTGAACGCCAAAACAGACCTGAACCAGCGTCTTGGAATCATATGCATGGACTTCCCTGCTGCTCCTATTATTCAAATGATCATTGACTTCCAACTGAAAGAGGTCCAAATACCAGTATTTTACGCAGCTCATCACAAACCAAGTTTTAATTATAGAATTTCTTCAGGGAGAAACAAGATTTTCTAA
- the LOC134875082 gene encoding transmembrane protein 272-like, giving the protein MNPSPDGQIRPRGAVLVSSLVVVNMIWWMLMIAAIGLGLTHLKRCPVEPNIPIYLIVLGATSLLSLSLTYTMTNREGARVPNLCSVCICILYLFSFSWFIAGSIWIYPVYPPNYIPGIARYCHMVTYQFAFVITTLVWVVTMLMFVCGCCFAVLTCCQTVIAGSRLVPSRYSFYGATSDFQEPIGGDV; this is encoded by the exons ATGAATCCGTCTCCAGATGGCCAGATCAGACCTCGAGGGGCTGTGCTGGTTTCATCACTTG TTGTGGTGAATATGATTTGGTGGATGCTAATGATTGCAGCCATTGGTTTGG GTCTTACACATTTAAAACGATGTCCAGTAGAGCCGAACATCCCCATCTATCTGATAGTGCTGGGAGCGACcagccttctctctctgtctctgacctACACCATGACCAACCGGGAGGGGGCCAGGGTCCCCAACCTGTGCTCTGTCTGCATCTGCATCCTGTACCTCTTCAGTTTCAGCTGGTTCATTGCAG GTTCCATCTGGATTTATCCTGTCTATCCTCCCAACTACATACCTGGAATAGCTCGATACTGCCACATGGTAACCTACCAGTTTGCCTTTGTCATCACCACCCTGGTGTGGGTCGTTACGATGCTCATGTTCGTCTGCGGATGTTGCTTCGCTGTCCTGACCTGCTGTCAGACTGTAATCGCAGGAAGCCGATTGGTACCCAGCCGCTATTCTTTCTATGGTGCGACAAGTGATTTCCAAGAACCCATTGGTGGtgatgtgtga
- the prcc gene encoding proline-rich protein PRCC, whose amino-acid sequence MSLVAYGSSDDSDSEETSASQSKVRSSGGLFSLLPAPKKPSSAGGGPRKETRVHRSAGDSTAHHDPDQQPSKGGLISAFLPKPRKRTEPVKITAPQIQRRDSDSDEDDEPAKKKVQTQGSGLSSLLPQPKNLNIKEMDRLLIPYTLTKRQPPKGPKPGTPAQGLLGSSASPSAIKAAAKSAALQLARQIATDDQDNEEDITPQNYFSLGESSQPLPAVIPSLDPEPGAPTEPLAPAPAPAPAPAPAPAPAPADEPGQSDAPLDFGAGGEGAGPWGAQYPQYQQEMEGPDALPQGYYNEPYIQDPEAGSADADEPGSSAMFDEEAFMRLQGKRNRGKEEVKFLEIKGDDQLSTNQQWMTKNISEEKQTRQSFSKKKGEGPTGQQRRKHQITYLIHQAKERELELKNNWADNKLTRRQTQAKYGF is encoded by the exons ATGTCTTTAGTCGCCTATGGCAGCAGTGATGACAGTGACTCAGAAGAAACTTCCGCTTCACAGAGTAAAGTGAGAAGTTCAGGGGGGCTGTTTTCTCTCCTGCCCGCTCCCAAGAAGCCCTCTTCGGCCGGAGGAGGACCGAGAAAGGAGACAAGAGTGCACCGTTCAGCGGGGGACAGCACGGCACATCATGACCCAGATCAGCAACCATCTAAAGGAGGCTTGATTTCTGCCTTTCTGCCTAAACCAAGGAAGCGAACAGAGCCTGTCAAAATCACTGCTCCACAGATCCAGAGACGGGAT TCAGACtctgatgaggatgatgaaCCTGCAAAGAAGAAAGTACAAACTCAG GGTTCAGGGCTTTCCTCCCTCCTGCCACAACCCAAAAACCTGAACATAAAGGAGATGGACAGACTCCTGATTCCTTACACACTCACCAAGCGGCAACCACCCAAAGGACCCAAACCTGGAACACCTGCTCAGGGTCTGCTTGGTTCCAGCGCATCTCCCTCTGCCATCAAGGCTGCAGCAAAGTCGGCGGCCCTGCAGCTGGCAAGACAAATAGCCACCGACGACCAAGATAACGAGGAGGACATAACCCCACAGAACTACTTTTCTCTGGGCGAGAGCTCCCAGCCTCTCCCTGCAGTCATCCCAAGCCTAGACCCGGAGCCAGGAGCCCCCACAGAGCCTCTTGcacctgcacctgcacctgcacctgcacctgcacctgcacctgcacctgcacctgCAGACGAGCCGGGGCAGTCAGACGCCCCTCTCGACTTCGGGGCAGGTGGGGAGGGAGCCGGTCCATGGGGTGCTCAATATCCTCAATATCAACAGGAAATGGAAGGCCCAGATGCTCTCCCTCAG GGATACTATAATGAGCCTTACATTCAAGATCCTGAGGCGGGATCGGCAGATGCTGATGAGCCCGGCAGCTCCGCCATGTTTGATGAGGAAGCG TTCATGCGGCTGCAAGGGAAACGGAACAGGGGCAAAGAGGAGGTGAAGTTTCTGGAGATTAAAGGGGACGACCAGCTGAGCACCAACCAGCAGTGGATGACCAAGAACATATCGGAAGAGAAGCAGACCCGTCAGTCCTTCAGCAAG aaaaaaggagaggggCCTACAGGACAACAGCGACGCAAGCATCAGATAACTTATCTGATTCATCAG GCAAAGGAACGTGAGTTGGAGCTGAAGAACAACTGGGCAGATAACAAGCTGACACGCCGACAGACACAGGCCAAATACGGTTTCTAA
- the si:dkey-266f7.9 gene encoding 1-phosphatidylinositol phosphodiesterase isoform X1: MMNGVRGGRVIMQRMLMLMVLVGVIGLSHGAIQRPDYDDTSYPEFLNPSWMARIPDNQPLSEVTIPGTHNTMALYGGVYAECQTWSLASQLRAGIRYLDIRLRHINGNLNLHHGVSYQRGHFGLVLQGVADFLWEYPSETVLMRVKEEFSETYDIYGAVVDYIKRYAHWDLLWHSRLVPTMGEARGRLIIMQDFAGPDLGMRYGSMDIADDWKVPTLLHVEDKWQSVYDHLEAAPAGNLAQIYLTYSSGAGVFAYPRAVAQRVNTQLYDYLNAKTDLNQRLGIICMDFPAAPIIQMIIDFQLKEVQIPVFYAAHHKPSFNYRISSGRNKIF; encoded by the exons ATGATGAACGGCGTCAGGGGAGGGCGAGTGATAATGCAAAGGATGTTGATGCTGATGGTGCTGGTGGG aGTCATCGGTTTGAGTCACGGTGCCATTCAGAGACCTGATTATGATGACACGTCCTACCCAGAGTTCCTCAACCCGTCCTGGATGGCCCGCATACCGGATAATCAGCCGCTGTCTGAGGTCACCATACCCGGGACCCACAACACCATGGCCCTGTATGGCGGTGTGTATGCTGAGTGTCAGACCTGGAGCTTGGCCTCCCAACTCCGAGCAGGCATCCGCTACCTAGACATCCGCCTGCGCCACATCAACGGGAACCTCAACCTCCATCACGGGGTGTCTTACCAGAGAGGGCACTTTGGCCTTGTGCTGCAGGGTGTGGCTGACTTCCTGTGGGAGTATCCCAGTGAGACAGTGCTGATGCGTGTGAAGGAGGAATTCAGTGAGACCTACGACATCTACGGCGCTGTGGTAGACTACATCAAGCGCTATGCTCACTGGGACCTGCTGTGGCACAGCCGGCTCGTGCCAACCATGGGAGAGGCCCGGGGGAGGCTCATCATCATGCAGGACTTTGCTGGACCAGACCTGGGGATGCGCTATGGCTCCATGGACATAGCCGATGACTGGAAG GTACCCACACTCCTGCATGTGGAGGATAAATGGCAGAGTGTCTATGACCACCTGGAGGCAGCGCCTGCAGGAAACCTAGCCCAGATCTATCTCACTTACAGCAGTGGAGCTGGCGTGTTTGCGTACCCCAGAGCTGTGGCTCAGCGTGTCAACACACAACTGTACGACTACCTGAACGCCAAAACAGACCTGAACCAGCGTCTTGGAATCATATGCATGGACTTCCCTGCTGCTCCTATTATTCAAATGATCATTGACTTCCAACTGAAAGAGGTCCAAATACCAGTATTTTACGCAGCTCATCACAAACCAAGTTTTAATTATAGAATTTCTTCAGGGAGAAACAAGATTTTCTAA
- the rnf5 gene encoding E3 ubiquitin-protein ligase RNF5, translating to MSAADPRSSSDGGPASRGGFPAGESSNDRDGPGGGSSSGGGEGEPERDRATFECNICLDTARDAVISMCGHLFCWPCLHQWLETRPSRQQCPVCKAGISREKVIPLYGRGSSSQEDPRLKTPPRPQGQRTEPESRGGMFQGFGDTGFHMSFGIGAFPFGFFTTVFNANDPFHRADQYAGDQQGTPNVNNGNNNWQDSLFLFVAIFFFFWLLSV from the exons ATGTCGGCCGCGGATCCCCGGTCCTCGAGTGACGGCGGGCCGGCCAGCAGAGGAGGATTCCCGGCTGGGGAGAGCAGCAACGATCGAGACGGGCCgggcggcggcagcagcagcggcggcgGGGAGGGAGAACCGGAGCGGGACCGGGCCACCTTCGAGTGCAACATCTGTCTGGACACCGCCCGGGACGCTGTCATCAGTATGTGCGGACACTTGTTCTG ctgGCCCTGTCTTCATCAA TGGTTGGAGACGCGGCCCAGCAGGCAGCAGTGTCCTGTGTGTAAAGCGGGCATCAGCAGAGAGAAAGTCATTCCGCTGTACGGCAGAGGGAGCTCCAGCCAAGAGGACCCCAG GTTGAAAACTCCACCTCGGCCCCAGGGACAGAGAACAGAGCCTGAGAGTCGGGGCGGG ATGTTTCAGGGTTTCGGGGACACCGGCTTTCACATGTCTTTCGGAATCGGTGCTTTCCCCTTCGGCTTCTTCACCACAGTCTTCAACGCCAACGACCCCTTTCACAGAGCAG ACCAGTATGCAGGGGATCAGCAAGGCACCCCTAACGTCAACAACGGCAATAACAACTGGCAGGACTCCCTCTTCCTGTTCGTggccatcttcttcttcttctggttgCTGAGCGTGTGA
- the mrpl9 gene encoding 39S ribosomal protein L9, mitochondrial has translation MWSSGRRVLQDLMIHQQTAVRSFSLSPVQKTVIVERWWQVPLSKEGRPPSLHPRRHRIYKLVEDTKQAPKQKMELILTATVPKLGVRGDTVFVRKSAGRNRLLPQGLAVYPSPENKLMFEEEIKLLREGKPEERVQTRSGQLTVDILKKSHLNITRMPSDEFQVNKEVVCRQFKKKLGVVVPPQTLSLPFESVKEEGDYWCEVQVNGMDIVRVPLSVVPYEDPSAIYQKQLKAQMVQAAADAAAAEEEEAAAKAVSVAAVEEAEVKLVSDAAVEEAGVKVVSDAAVEEAEVTLVSDPAVEEADVTLVPDAAVEEAEVKLVSDPAVEEAEVKLVSDPAVEEAEVKLVSDAAVEEAEVKLVSDAAVEAETSKDSVGEVSEAAAGVSATEEKTAASTPTSPDTTAPPSDSPKKD, from the exons ATGTGGAGCTCAGGCCGCCGTGTCCTTCAGGATCTGATGATCCACCAGCAGACTGCTGTCAggagtttctctctcagtcCTGTTCAG AAAACAGTAATAGTGGAGAGATGGTGGCAGGTGCCCTTATCTAAAGAAGGCCGTCCGCCCAGTCTTCACCCTCGACGACACAGAATCTACAAGTTGGTTGAAGACACCAAACAGGCTCCGAAGCAGAAGATGGAGCTCATCCTGACGGCGACAGTTCCCA agctcgGCGTGCGCGGGGACACTGTGTTTGTGAGAAAGTCTGCTGGCAGAAATAGGCTGCTGCCCCAAGGCCTCGCAGTGTATCCTTCACCGGAGAACAAGCTGATGTTTGAAGAGGAGATAAAA CTTCTGCGTGAGGGAAAGCCAGAGGAAAGAGTTCAAACCCGCTCTGGACAGTTG acAGTTGATATCCTTAAAAAATCCCATTTAAACATTACCAGAATGCCTTCGGATGAATTCCAGGTCAATAAAGAAGTGGTCTGTCGGCAGTTCAAAAAGAAG cTGGGAGTTGTTGTGCCTCCTCAAACATTGAGTCTGCCATTTGAGTCAGTCAAAGAGGAGGGTGACTACTGGTGTGAAGTTCAg GTTAATGGAATGGACATAGTTCGTGTCCCTCTGTCTGTGGTGCCATATGAGGACCCATCGGCAATTTATCAGAAGCAGCTGAAAGCACAAATGGTGCAGGCGGCCgcagatgctgctgctgctgaggaggaagaggctgcTGCAAAGGCAGTGTCTGTGGCTGCAGTGGAGGAAGCTGAAGTGAAGCTGGTGTCTGATGCTGCAGTGGAGGAAGCTGGTGTGAAGGTGGTTTCTGATGCTGCAGTGGAGGAAGCTGAAGTGACGCTGGTGTCTGATCCTGCAGTGGAGGAAGCTGATGTGACGCTGGTGCCTGATGCTGCAGTGGAGGAAGCTGAAGTGAAGCTGGTGTCTGATCCTGCAGTGGAGGAAGCTGAAGTGAAGCTGGTGTCTGATCCTGCAGTGGAGGAAGCTGAAGTGAAGCTGGTGTCTGATGCTGCAGTGGAGGAAGCTGAAGTGAAGCTGGTGTCTGATGCTGCAGTGGAAGCAGAAACATCTAAAGACTCAGTGGGTGAAGTTAgtgaagctgcagcaggagtCTCTGCTACTGAGGAAAAAACAGCAGCAAGTACACCAACAAGTCCAGACACAACAGCACCACCAAGTGACAGCCCGAAAAAAGATTAA